From Marivirga harenae, one genomic window encodes:
- a CDS encoding VOC family protein — MKNIRPFHVAFPVTDLKATRQFFEEVLDCKIGRTSERWIDFDLYGHQITAHLTNEPIQEPAANPVDGKSVPIKHFGVILEWEQWHQLADRLKEAKTDFIIEPYIRFKGEAGEQATMFFLDPSGNALEFKSFKKDEDIFAS, encoded by the coding sequence ATGAAAAATATCAGACCCTTTCATGTTGCTTTCCCGGTTACTGATTTAAAAGCGACTCGCCAGTTTTTCGAAGAAGTTTTAGATTGCAAAATCGGGCGTACTTCTGAAAGATGGATTGACTTTGATTTATATGGACATCAAATTACAGCACATCTCACTAATGAGCCTATTCAAGAGCCAGCCGCTAATCCGGTAGATGGAAAATCAGTTCCTATCAAGCACTTTGGAGTTATTTTGGAGTGGGAACAATGGCATCAACTGGCAGATCGATTAAAAGAAGCAAAAACAGATTTCATAATTGAACCCTATATTCGTTTTAAGGGTGAAGCTGGTGAACAAGCTACCATGTTCTTCTTAGATCCTAGTGGCAATGCACTAGAATTTAAATCCTTCAAGAAAGACGAAGATATCTTCGCTTCATAA
- a CDS encoding NifU family protein codes for MSTQTQQPVTIYMEANPNPNSLKFATNQMLVPEGDSFDFPSIEDTAQAPLAEILFHKEYVDRVFYMSNFVTVTKKPEYEWVEIQNDVKDTIKEFLESGKRVIELQAKDLFEETNTSENAELEEQIKNILEEYIKPAVEQDGGAISFHSYDKEAQKVKVLLQGSCSGCPSSTITLKAGIENLLKRMLPNDVKEVEAEGV; via the coding sequence ATGAGTACACAGACACAACAACCTGTTACCATTTATATGGAAGCCAATCCGAATCCGAATTCATTGAAATTCGCTACTAACCAGATGTTGGTGCCTGAAGGTGATTCCTTTGATTTTCCATCTATTGAAGACACAGCTCAAGCGCCATTAGCAGAAATTCTTTTTCACAAAGAATATGTAGATAGAGTATTCTACATGAGTAATTTTGTGACGGTTACCAAAAAGCCAGAATACGAATGGGTAGAGATACAAAATGATGTAAAGGATACCATTAAGGAGTTTTTAGAGTCTGGTAAGCGAGTAATTGAGTTACAAGCCAAAGATCTATTTGAGGAAACTAATACCAGCGAGAATGCAGAGTTAGAGGAGCAAATTAAAAATATCTTAGAGGAATATATCAAGCCGGCAGTAGAGCAAGATGGTGGAGCTATTTCTTTTCATTCCTACGATAAGGAAGCTCAAAAAGTAAAAGTTCTATTGCAAGGGTCATGTAGTGGATGCCCCTCTTCTACAATCACGTTGAAAGCTGGGATTGAAAACCTGCTGAAAAGAATGTTGCCGAATGATGTGAAGGAAGTAGAGGCGGAAGGCGTTTAA
- a CDS encoding dicarboxylate/amino acid:cation symporter, whose amino-acid sequence MKKLPLHIKIIIGLVLGIAWAFISSYLGWNQFTIDWIDPFGTIFIRVLKAIAVPLVLLSIISGVSSLTDINKLGKLGLKTIVFYLMSTVLAVGIGLTLVNLVKPGKFVNEEQRVKNRIKYELWVSENPDVPQPKDGRSFLQEQQYQDLVSSTMNESAMDSLKNVAEASNARVDQLAESADETSSQGPLKFFVDMVPENVFGAFHSNANMLQVIFFALFFGICLAMLPSSKVAGVISFVNGANEVILKMVDIIMKAAPFFVFALLAGVIAKMADTPGEVLQIFKGLGSYSITLLVGLLFMIFVLYPLIVSIFIKKLTYREFLKRISPAQFLAFSTSSSAATLPVTMECVEENMGASKKISSFVLPIGATVNMDGTSMYQAIAVVFLAQLHMVDLTLGQQLTIVLTATLASIGSAAVPSAGLVMMIIVLNSVGLNPAWVAIIFPVDRILDMFRTVVNVTGDATVSTLIAKSEGELNVPDDVPANK is encoded by the coding sequence ATGAAAAAATTACCACTACATATAAAAATTATAATTGGTCTGGTACTAGGAATTGCCTGGGCCTTTATATCTAGCTACTTAGGCTGGAACCAATTCACTATTGATTGGATTGATCCCTTTGGAACTATATTTATAAGAGTGTTGAAAGCAATTGCAGTTCCTCTGGTACTGCTCTCTATTATAAGTGGGGTTTCCAGTTTGACCGACATCAATAAATTAGGGAAACTAGGGCTGAAAACTATAGTATTCTATTTGATGTCAACTGTTTTGGCAGTAGGAATTGGATTGACTTTGGTCAATTTAGTTAAACCCGGAAAATTTGTCAATGAGGAACAACGAGTAAAAAACCGAATCAAATATGAATTATGGGTTAGTGAAAACCCTGATGTTCCACAGCCTAAAGATGGTCGGTCCTTTTTGCAGGAGCAGCAATATCAAGATTTAGTGAGTTCAACAATGAATGAGTCCGCCATGGATTCCTTGAAAAATGTAGCGGAAGCTTCTAACGCCAGAGTTGATCAGTTGGCAGAATCTGCAGATGAAACAAGTAGTCAAGGACCGCTAAAGTTTTTTGTGGATATGGTTCCCGAAAACGTTTTTGGCGCCTTTCACAGTAATGCCAATATGCTTCAAGTTATTTTCTTTGCTTTGTTCTTCGGGATTTGTTTAGCAATGCTACCAAGCAGTAAAGTAGCAGGGGTAATTAGTTTTGTAAACGGTGCCAATGAGGTTATTCTTAAAATGGTAGATATCATTATGAAAGCGGCACCCTTCTTTGTGTTTGCCTTGTTAGCGGGGGTAATTGCTAAAATGGCGGATACACCAGGAGAAGTACTACAAATATTTAAAGGACTGGGAAGCTATTCGATTACCTTATTGGTGGGCTTACTTTTCATGATATTTGTATTATATCCGTTGATTGTTTCAATCTTCATTAAGAAATTAACCTATAGAGAATTTTTAAAGCGAATCAGTCCGGCTCAATTTTTAGCTTTTTCTACCTCAAGTAGTGCCGCAACACTTCCTGTAACTATGGAATGCGTGGAAGAAAATATGGGAGCTTCAAAAAAGATTAGCAGTTTTGTGTTACCAATCGGTGCAACAGTTAATATGGATGGGACCAGTATGTACCAAGCGATTGCCGTGGTTTTTCTAGCACAATTACACATGGTAGACTTAACGCTAGGTCAGCAGTTGACCATAGTTTTAACAGCTACTTTAGCTTCTATCGGCTCTGCAGCTGTTCCAAGTGCAGGATTGGTGATGATGATCATTGTATTGAATTCAGTTGGGTTAAATCCAGCTTGGGTAGCCATTATTTTCCCAGTGGATAGAATTTTGGATATGTTCAGAACGGTGGTGAACGTTACAGGCGATGCTACTGTTTCTACATTAATTGCAAAGTCAGAAGGTGAACTAAATGTTCCCGATGACGTTCCTGCAAATAAATAA
- the aroC gene encoding chorismate synthase: protein MSNSFGKIFKITTYGESHGVGIGVIIDGCPAGVKVDETFLQSEMQRRKPGQSKITTQRKEEDEVEVLSGIFEGVTTGTPIALSIRNTNQKSKDYSHIKDSFRPSHADFTYQEKYGVRDYRGGGRSSARETAARVAAGAIAKMFLRQIGVVVQAFVSQVGGLRLQRAYKEMNLSKAEENIVRCPDPEMAERMIQHIDETRKNKDTIGGIVSCVIQGTPVGLGEPVFDKLHAVLGQAMLSINAVKGFEYGSGFEGVKMYGSEHNDRFETEDGIVKTTTNHSGGIQGGISNGQDIYFNVAFKPIATIMSDQESIDKDGNKVTVKGKGRHDPCVVPRAVPIVEAMAAITIADFLLRAKTNKI from the coding sequence ATGAGCAATAGTTTCGGTAAAATCTTCAAAATTACTACTTACGGTGAATCTCATGGCGTAGGAATCGGTGTTATCATCGATGGTTGTCCTGCGGGTGTGAAGGTTGATGAGACATTTCTTCAATCTGAAATGCAAAGAAGAAAACCTGGTCAGTCTAAAATCACCACGCAGCGGAAAGAAGAAGATGAGGTAGAGGTTCTATCTGGAATATTTGAGGGAGTAACAACAGGAACGCCAATTGCACTTAGCATTCGTAATACTAATCAGAAAAGCAAAGATTACTCTCATATCAAGGATAGTTTTCGTCCGTCACATGCTGATTTCACTTATCAGGAAAAATATGGTGTACGTGATTATAGAGGAGGGGGAAGAAGCTCAGCCCGAGAAACTGCCGCCAGAGTAGCCGCTGGGGCAATTGCTAAAATGTTTTTAAGGCAAATTGGAGTTGTGGTTCAAGCATTTGTATCACAAGTGGGTGGTTTAAGGCTTCAGAGGGCTTATAAGGAAATGAATTTAAGTAAAGCGGAAGAAAATATTGTTCGTTGCCCTGATCCTGAAATGGCTGAAAGAATGATTCAGCATATAGATGAAACGAGAAAAAATAAAGATACCATTGGAGGAATCGTAAGTTGTGTAATCCAGGGAACTCCAGTAGGTCTTGGAGAGCCAGTATTTGATAAATTACATGCAGTGCTTGGTCAAGCCATGTTAAGTATTAACGCAGTAAAGGGTTTCGAATACGGTAGTGGGTTTGAAGGAGTGAAAATGTACGGTTCGGAACACAACGATCGCTTCGAAACAGAAGATGGAATAGTCAAAACAACTACCAATCATTCAGGTGGAATTCAAGGTGGAATTTCAAATGGGCAAGATATTTATTTTAATGTGGCTTTCAAACCTATTGCCACGATCATGAGTGATCAAGAGAGTATAGATAAAGATGGAAATAAAGTCACTGTGAAAGGCAAAGGAAGACACGACCCTTGCGTGGTACCAAGAGCAGTGCCTATTGTAGAAGCAATGGCCGCCATTACGATTGCGGACTTTTTATTAAGGGCTAAAACGAATAAAATTTGA
- a CDS encoding BatD family protein encodes MIIRLVKILIIFSVFSGSVVGLKAQDISIELGPDRIALNQVFTITVKVEGETLKSYDKFPDINGLVKRGTSSSSSTNIFNGQVTRSQSITQSYVPEREGTINIPAFSINVNGKVVSSAGKTVEVGPAKQQNQNRRYDPFGSDPFEDFFGRRDEPEEFVDLKEDAFFALTTDKEEIYVGEGVNTTLAFYVSNENRAPLQFHDLTNQLTKILKEVRPNNVWEENFNIENIAGEPVNLGGKRYTVYKIYQATFFPLGEEDIKFPTVGLEMIKYQVAKSRSFFGQNRKESFKKFYSKPKTVKVNPLPDHPLKDQVSVGDYKLSEDINSTELNTGESFQYEFDVRGTGNISGIAEPQLKDKKELEIYSPNISENITRSGVSVRGSKAFRYYMIPKEPGEYDLSDYFQFIFFNTRTEKYDTLKPNYQIKITGESMANVNIEQASSDGLFYDRIDEMSNKLQSHQATEIWKWVFNIFLIVAFSVSLFILLKKS; translated from the coding sequence ATGATAATAAGGTTAGTAAAAATTTTAATTATATTTTCAGTATTTTCCGGCAGTGTCGTGGGCTTAAAGGCACAGGACATATCTATAGAATTAGGACCTGACAGAATTGCTTTGAATCAAGTTTTTACGATTACGGTTAAAGTAGAAGGTGAGACCTTAAAATCTTATGATAAATTCCCAGATATTAACGGATTAGTGAAGAGAGGTACTTCCAGTAGTTCCTCTACTAATATCTTTAATGGTCAGGTGACCAGAAGTCAAAGTATTACCCAAAGCTATGTTCCAGAGAGGGAGGGAACGATCAATATCCCTGCTTTTAGTATTAATGTCAACGGCAAAGTGGTAAGTTCAGCCGGTAAGACTGTAGAGGTTGGGCCTGCAAAACAACAGAACCAAAACAGGCGATATGACCCTTTTGGGAGTGATCCTTTTGAAGATTTCTTTGGAAGAAGAGACGAGCCCGAGGAGTTTGTTGACCTCAAAGAAGATGCATTTTTTGCGTTGACTACTGATAAAGAAGAAATATATGTTGGTGAAGGAGTGAATACGACTTTGGCTTTTTATGTTTCAAACGAAAATAGGGCTCCTTTGCAGTTTCATGATTTGACAAACCAACTAACTAAAATTCTAAAAGAAGTAAGACCAAATAATGTCTGGGAGGAAAATTTTAATATTGAGAATATTGCTGGAGAGCCAGTTAATTTAGGGGGGAAGAGATATACTGTTTATAAAATATATCAAGCTACTTTTTTCCCTTTAGGAGAAGAGGATATCAAATTTCCAACAGTTGGTCTGGAAATGATTAAGTATCAAGTAGCAAAAAGCAGAAGCTTTTTCGGGCAAAACAGAAAAGAGAGTTTTAAGAAATTCTATTCTAAACCTAAAACGGTAAAGGTAAACCCTTTGCCAGATCATCCATTAAAGGATCAGGTTTCGGTTGGTGATTATAAATTGTCTGAAGATATAAACTCTACTGAGCTAAATACTGGCGAAAGTTTTCAATATGAATTTGACGTGAGGGGGACTGGGAATATTTCAGGAATTGCTGAACCTCAGCTTAAAGATAAAAAAGAGCTAGAAATATACTCACCTAATATAAGTGAGAACATTACTCGAAGTGGTGTATCAGTGAGGGGTTCTAAAGCCTTTCGGTATTATATGATTCCTAAAGAACCAGGAGAATATGATTTGTCTGACTATTTCCAATTCATATTTTTCAATACACGCACAGAAAAATACGATACACTAAAGCCAAATTATCAAATTAAAATTACGGGAGAAAGCATGGCTAACGTTAATATTGAACAAGCTTCTTCTGATGGGTTATTCTATGATCGAATCGATGAAATGTCCAATAAATTACAATCTCATCAAGCCACTGAAATCTGGAAATGGGTGTTTAACATATTTCTTATAGTGGCTTTTTCTGTTTCTTTGTTCATCTTGCTGAAAAAATCCTAA
- a CDS encoding FAD:protein FMN transferase, translated as MNNRTKNSIYSLILVAIVAIVWFYRDSQNPKTDILPYIFISGEAQGTTYNITYSDVENRNFKNEIDSLLRKFDLSLSTYLQNSEIVQFNKSDSLQFQSPYFYPVLRKSKEIYEASGGAFDPTVYPFIEAWGFGPEKVDFPDSSRIEEIKKYVGFSYILFDKKKVKKEKEKVSLDFNAIAQGYSIDVLYDFLDSKGIKNMMVELGGELRVKGENENGDFWAIGIDDPQQEVGQQPERVAIIHLDNEAISTSGNYRKFFVYEGKKYGHSINPKTGYPIQRDIISATVVAPSCMEADAWSTAFMVTGLEEAKKILSSQDHLEAFFIYEDENGDLQHYNTDNLNGKIIL; from the coding sequence ATGAACAATAGAACGAAGAATTCAATCTATTCTTTAATTTTAGTGGCCATTGTGGCTATAGTTTGGTTTTACCGAGACAGCCAAAATCCGAAAACGGATATACTACCTTATATTTTTATTTCAGGAGAAGCGCAAGGTACAACCTATAATATCACTTATTCTGATGTGGAAAACAGAAACTTTAAAAATGAAATAGATTCTCTTTTAAGAAAATTTGACCTAAGTTTATCAACATACCTTCAGAACTCAGAAATCGTTCAGTTTAATAAGTCAGACAGCCTTCAATTCCAATCCCCTTATTTTTATCCCGTTTTAAGAAAATCAAAGGAAATATATGAAGCATCTGGTGGTGCATTTGACCCTACTGTTTATCCCTTTATTGAAGCTTGGGGGTTTGGTCCAGAAAAAGTAGATTTTCCAGACAGTAGCCGAATTGAAGAAATAAAGAAATACGTAGGCTTTAGCTACATTCTCTTCGATAAGAAAAAAGTAAAAAAAGAAAAAGAAAAAGTATCTCTTGATTTTAATGCAATTGCACAAGGATATTCTATAGATGTACTTTATGATTTTCTGGATTCAAAAGGAATCAAAAATATGATGGTTGAATTAGGTGGAGAGCTAAGAGTAAAAGGCGAAAATGAAAATGGGGATTTTTGGGCTATCGGAATCGATGACCCTCAGCAGGAAGTTGGACAACAGCCCGAGAGAGTAGCGATAATCCATTTAGATAATGAAGCTATCTCCACATCAGGTAATTATAGAAAATTTTTCGTTTACGAGGGAAAAAAATACGGACATAGCATCAATCCTAAAACAGGCTATCCTATTCAAAGAGATATTATAAGTGCTACAGTTGTTGCCCCAAGCTGCATGGAAGCCGATGCCTGGTCCACTGCCTTCATGGTAACTGGATTAGAAGAAGCGAAGAAAATCCTTTCTTCTCAAGATCATCTGGAAGCTTTTTTTATCTATGAAGATGAAAATGGAGACTTACAACACTACAATACTGACAACCTAAACGGAAAAATCATATTGTGA
- a CDS encoding class I SAM-dependent DNA methyltransferase produces the protein MSEAKKEWFNEWFGSPFYHILYKNRDEKEAQFFLSKLLSFLNIPKDAKLLDVACGSGRHSIFLNKQDFEVDGIDISERNIELAKSYENEKLHFHVQDMRESIKENYFNYAFNLFTSFGFFKSEDENQKCINSISDSLQSGGIFTLDFLNPYRVIHNLVKEEIKTIDGIDFHLKRNFDGESIIKEIDFHANGENYHFEERVKAIRRLSFLEYFRNANFMLVQTFGDYELNEYVPETSERMIFIVKKL, from the coding sequence ATGTCAGAAGCTAAAAAAGAGTGGTTCAATGAATGGTTTGGTTCTCCTTTTTATCATATTCTCTATAAAAATAGAGATGAAAAAGAAGCACAGTTCTTTCTGTCCAAACTATTATCATTTTTAAATATCCCTAAAGATGCGAAATTGCTAGATGTAGCCTGTGGCAGTGGTAGACACTCCATCTTCCTAAATAAGCAAGATTTCGAGGTCGATGGAATAGATATTTCAGAAAGAAATATTGAACTGGCCAAGTCTTATGAGAATGAGAAACTGCACTTTCACGTTCAAGATATGCGTGAAAGCATCAAAGAAAATTATTTTAACTACGCCTTTAATCTTTTTACAAGTTTTGGCTTTTTCAAATCTGAAGATGAAAATCAAAAATGTATTAACTCTATTTCAGATTCGCTACAATCTGGAGGCATATTTACATTAGACTTCCTGAATCCTTATAGAGTGATTCATAATCTAGTGAAAGAGGAAATAAAAACAATTGATGGTATCGATTTTCATTTGAAAAGAAATTTTGATGGCGAAAGTATCATTAAAGAAATTGATTTCCACGCAAATGGGGAAAACTATCATTTTGAAGAAAGAGTAAAAGCTATCAGACGTTTATCATTTTTAGAATATTTCCGTAACGCTAATTTTATGCTGGTGCAAACCTTTGGAGATTATGAGCTAAATGAATACGTACCCGAAACCTCTGAACGCATGATATTTATAGTGAAAAAATTATGA
- a CDS encoding ZIP family metal transporter, giving the protein MIINSIILFVLTFGAGYLVFFLPNVNNHFFKFALVFAGAYLFSVTVIHILPEIFSQGESVSHISLYVLAGFFIQVILEYFSEGVEHGHLHTVHENHQHGQNKWLGLLIALSIHAFLEGTLLAHPDTIHSHDNSNSVFFGILMHKMPAAFALMSVMICHLHTKWKTILILVIFSLASPAGLGLSHILHDAEIFSDKVFLILFALVSGNFLHISTTIFFESSPDHSFNFKKLFISLLGALVAVLAEFSF; this is encoded by the coding sequence ATGATCATCAATTCAATCATATTATTTGTACTTACCTTTGGTGCAGGTTATTTAGTCTTCTTTCTGCCAAACGTTAATAATCATTTTTTCAAATTCGCTTTGGTTTTTGCCGGGGCTTATCTGTTTTCGGTAACCGTCATCCATATTTTACCTGAAATTTTTTCTCAAGGGGAAAGTGTCTCGCATATAAGTCTATATGTGCTGGCTGGTTTTTTTATCCAAGTGATATTAGAGTATTTTTCCGAAGGAGTAGAGCACGGACATTTACATACTGTTCATGAAAATCATCAGCATGGACAAAATAAATGGTTGGGATTGTTAATTGCACTTTCCATACACGCCTTTTTGGAAGGCACGCTTTTGGCACATCCTGATACTATCCATTCTCACGACAACTCAAACTCAGTCTTTTTTGGAATTCTGATGCACAAAATGCCCGCTGCTTTTGCACTAATGTCAGTCATGATTTGTCACCTGCATACTAAATGGAAAACAATATTGATTCTAGTTATTTTTAGTTTGGCTAGCCCAGCAGGTCTAGGATTGAGCCATATTTTGCACGATGCTGAAATTTTTTCAGATAAAGTGTTCTTAATTCTATTTGCATTGGTGTCGGGGAACTTCTTACACATATCAACCACTATCTTTTTTGAAAGCAGCCCCGATCATAGCTTTAATTTCAAGAAGTTATTTATTTCTCTTTTAGGGGCACTGGTTGCCGTATTGGCTGAGTTTTCTTTTTAA
- a CDS encoding DUF6962 family protein codes for MIEHTYIEFLGLELADPLTFISDIMMATVCAFLGHRLFHDFKSKYAKLSAYFFLFLGVSAFLGGTSHLLDLYLGKTPHLVAWTLQGVSILFFQLASLKLIQSSKIKFFLRALIFAFFGIFVAQIYSVQHFDVVKVNSIVGLIGFVSCIHIYKYFESRDKTYLKIPLAILLFAGPAMIHSFGLNFNKWMDQNVISHLLLLPCYYLLYTTIVQIAILKKKTQPIRQPVPLKEK; via the coding sequence TTGATTGAACATACCTACATAGAATTTTTGGGATTGGAACTAGCCGATCCCTTAACTTTCATTTCCGATATTATGATGGCTACGGTCTGTGCTTTTTTGGGCCACAGACTATTCCACGATTTTAAATCTAAATACGCAAAGCTATCAGCCTATTTTTTCTTGTTTTTGGGAGTGTCGGCCTTTCTTGGGGGTACTTCTCATTTATTGGATTTGTATTTGGGAAAAACGCCACATTTAGTTGCTTGGACATTGCAAGGCGTTTCTATCCTATTTTTTCAACTGGCAAGTTTGAAGTTAATCCAATCTTCTAAAATAAAATTCTTTTTGAGGGCTTTGATATTCGCTTTTTTCGGAATATTTGTAGCTCAGATTTATTCGGTTCAGCATTTTGATGTGGTAAAGGTGAATTCTATTGTGGGATTAATTGGCTTTGTATCATGCATTCACATTTACAAATATTTTGAATCGAGAGATAAAACTTATTTAAAAATTCCCTTGGCTATCCTTCTATTTGCAGGACCTGCCATGATTCACAGTTTTGGGCTCAATTTCAATAAATGGATGGACCAGAATGTGATTAGTCATTTGCTTTTATTACCTTGTTACTATTTACTCTACACTACCATAGTGCAAATAGCTATTCTTAAAAAGAAAACTCAGCCAATACGGCAACCAGTGCCCCTAAAAGAGAAATAA